TCCGGCAACGACGCGGCAGTGGCGATTGCTGAGCATATCGGGGGTTCCGTGGAGGCCTTTGCCCGAATGATGAACCAGAAGGCCAAAGAGCTCGGTGCGACCCACTCCCACTTTGTCAACCCATCCGGATTGCATGACGAAAATCATTACACCACCGCGCGGGATATGGCCAAAATTGCGCAATATGCGATGCGCAGCCCCATTTTCAGGGAAATCGTCGCCACCAAGACGATGCCCTGGAACGGGAAAGAGTGGGAATCGCAACTTGTCAATCACAACAAACTTCTCTGGCAATACGAAGGAGCAACGGGCATCAAAAACGGCTATACCTCCATCGCCAAACAAACCTTTGTCGCCACGGCAAAAAAAGGGGAAAGCGAGCTCATCGCCGTCTGCCTCTCAGCCCCTTCCCAGCCACAAATGTACCGCGACTTGAAACTGCTCATGGATTACGGATTTGAGGCGTTTGAACCAATCCCTGTCGTCTCTGAAAAAGAACGTTTTTTCGAAAGAGACCGCTCGCGGGAAATCGCGCTGCGCACCAGCAGGGAGATTCATGTCCAACGCCCCGTCGCACACGCATCCATGAAAGAGGAGCCCATCACCAGACAGGTGATACTGGAACCTCTCCGCTATCCGATACATAAAGGGCAACAGGTTGGTCTTTTGAAGATTCAATGGGGCAACCAGCCGGCCATACAGGTGCCCCTTTATGCAGCGGAAGCCGTCCCGCTGCCGGAAGAAAAGCAGAATGAAAACACCCCTTCCCTTTCCCTTTTCTTCTGGCCGGGCATCGCCATGGCGGCCTTCGGCATTTTGTGCTTCATCCTGTACCGGAAATATCGATTGCCCCGAAGGTGGCGGGACTATGTCCAGGGCAGCGTTCAGGCAAAGCGTTCATCCAGCTCTTGACAGAATATCCAGGATGGACTAAGATGTCTGGAACAACTGGGAGGACCATGAGGAGGAAATGTTGTGGCCGATGGGGAAAAAAACCGTGTAACTGTAGAGATTTTGGGAAAAACATACACGATTCGCGGCGACGCTTCTGCAGAATGGATCCATGGAGTGGCGGAGTATGTCGATCAAAAGATGCGTGCCATCGCGGATAAACATCTTTACCTGGATACGACGAAAATCGCCGTCCTCACCGCACTCAATCTGGCCGACGAATACTTCCGCCTGAAAGAGGAATATGAAGAACTGCTCCAGCTCATCGATGAGGAAGGGAAATGACCATGCCTCATTGGATTGATCTTGTCCTGTTTTTTCTGCTGCTTTCCGCTGCCTGGATTGGATACCGGCAGGGGTTTCTTCGGCAATTATTCAACCTGTTGTCCCTGGTGATCGCTTTGGTTGCGGCATGGGCAGGATATCAGGATCTGGCTCACCAGCTGGCCTCCCTTTTCTCCATTCCCGTGCTGAAGATTTCGGTTGGATCACTGGAGCTGGGCATGCTGCCGCTGAAGATCCTTTCCTTTCTCTTGCTCTTTTTCGCCGTGCGCCTTCTGATTCGCTGGCTGGGCTCGTTGTTGGGAATCGTCCATGCGATACCGGTTCTCTCCACGGTCAATCGCTGGCTGGGATTGTGCCTGTCCGTGATGAAAACCGCCCTGATTCTTTTTCTCCTGTTCTCTCTCATCTCCCTGTTTCCCGGCCTGGAAAACACCATTTCCGGCTCCTGGGTGGCCTCGAAAATCCTGGAGTGGTCTCCGGAATTCATTCAATTGGCACTTTAATCCCCTTGCCCGACAGTTTTTTTCAGCATCTGCACCTCATCCGCCGTCAAATGCCGGTACTGTCCCGGAGACAGGGCGGGGTCAAGCACCAGGGGCCCCATCGACAGGCGCTTTAACTCCACGACCTGCTTCCCCACTGCTCGAAACATCCGTTTCACCTGGTGGAATTTCCCTTCATAGATCGTCACTTCCACGCGTGAATGCGCCCCCGGTTCTAAAACCTTCAGAATGGCCGGCTGCGTCTGTGTGCCATCCTCAAGCACGATTCCCGCGGCAAATTGCGCGACATCCTGCTCCGTCACATGCCCCCGGATCAATGCCGCATACGTTTTGGGAACCCGGTACTTGGGCGAAAGGAGGCGATGCGCCAGGGAACCATCGTTGGTCAGCAGGAGAAGGCCTTCCGTATACCGATCCAGCCGCCCGACGGGAAAGGGAGAATGGGCAGCATATGCTCCATCCAGCAGATCCAAAACGGTCGGCAGTACAGGGTCTACAGTGGCTGTGATCACGCCCTTGGGCTTGTACATCATCAGGTAAATCCATTCCCTGTAGACAATGGGACGATCATTCACCTCGATCTTGTCCACATCCGGATCGACATGTTGGCCGCCGTCAGTTGCGATGCTGCCGTTGACGCTAACGCGCCCCGCTTTGACAAGCCTTTTCACCTCTTTTCGGCTGCCCAGTCCTGCCCGGGATAACACTTTATCCAGCCGCTGTTTGGCCATTTTTCCGTCGGCTACCTCCCTGATGCCCCTTGCGAGCTTTCTGAATCATGTATAATGGTGGAAGAAATAAGGATGATTGTAGTTGTCCGATGCTGATTCTGACATCTACATCCATCGTTCGACGAGGAGTGTGACAGCATGTTTTACAGTCAAATGCGCCGCGACGAACTGCTCCGGGAAGTGGATCGGTTGCGGAAGGAAATGGAAATCCGAAAAGACCAAGGTCTCTGGAATGCGGTTGCTGTCCTGGAACAAAAGATGAACATGGCGCTATCCTATCTTCAGAAAGATCACCAGTCGATCCAGGTCGGCCAGACATACACCGTAAAAGGATACCCGGGCGTGTTTCGGGTCACGCGCATCAAGGGCGTGATGGCTTGGGGCACATTTGCCGAGGATGAATCCCGGGAAGAACGCGCCTTTCCGTTTAACCTCCTGACGCCGCATCAGGCCCGGCCTACGGATACCGCTTAAGCGGAAAAGGGGACCTTAGTCCTGGTCCGCCTCTTCATCATCCTGATCTTTCTCCGAATCCAGGAATCGCTGATACGCCTCCTGCCATTCGGGATGCTGCTTGCTGAACCGGATAAATTTCATGATTTGATGCAAGGTTTCTGTGCTGATGTGGTGTTCGATCCCTTCCACATCCCGGTAGATGACCTCTTCATCCTCGACACCGAGCAACTGCAGAAACACTTCCAGCACCTGGTGGCGGTCATGCAGAAATTGGCCCAATTCATGTCCCTTGTCCGTCAGGACAATGCCGCCGTACTTCTCATAGTTGACGAGATCTTTATCCCCCATTTTCTGAATCATGCGGGAGACGGACGGCAACTGTAGACCCAGCGCCTGCGCCACATCACTCACACGGGCATAGCCTTTTTTCTGACTGATTTGATAAATTTTTTCAAGATAATCTTCCATGCTGGGGGTGGGCACGGGTCACTCCTCCTTGCAAGTAAAGCTACCTCAACATCATGTCTTTTTAGTATATGTTATCTTTCCGGCGCCGATCAAGTAAACCCAAAAAGGAGAGCATAGGAGGAACAAAATGAGAGGTTTAGCCATTTTGCTCGCGTTTCAGTTGGCCGGTTGGGCATTGCATGAATTTGCCCGCATTCCCTTGCCAGCCAATGTGCTGGGCTTTTTTCTTTTGACGGCGGCACTGTTGAGCGGTTTGGTAAAGATGGTCTGGATCGAGGAGACTGCCGAGTGGCTGCTAAGCCACATGACGCTCTTTTTCGTGCCTTTTGTCGTCAGTACGATGACCTTTTTTCCGGTGTTGATCAATCAGGCGCTGCCCATTTTGGCCAGCATGGTTCTCAGCACGTGGGTTGTCCTGTGGGCCACCGCCCGGACCACCCAGCATCTCAACCGAAAGGAGCGAATCCGGCGTGGAACCGTGGAATAATCCCCTCTTCGGGGTCAGCCTGACTGTCGGCTTGTATACGGCAATGAGCCTGTTAAACAGGCGGTGGAAATGGGTCAATCCGCTCTTTTTTTCTGCCGGACTGATCATTCTCATCCTGCTCGTGACCGGGATCGATCACGAGGCTTATCAAGCGGGCGGGCAGTTGGTCAGCTTCTTCCTCGGACCGGCCACCGTGGCGCTGGCCGTCCCCTTCGTCAAACAAATGCACGCTTTCCGCAAGCACCGCCTGGGCATCCTGACAGGTGTGATCGCCGGCAGTGTGCTGGGCATCCTGTCCGCCGGCGGGATCGCCTGGCTGTGCGGAGGGCAGATGGAGGTGATCCTGAGCATGATTCCAAAGTCGGTCACCTCTCCCATCTCGGCCGAACTGTCGCGCGAATTGGGAGGCATCCCCGGCCTGACCGTGGTCGTCACCGTCCTGGCCGGGCTTTTGGGCAACCTGTTCGGCTATTCGCTGCTGAAGAAGATGAACATTGATGATCCGGTGGCCAGGGGTGTGGCCATGGGCACCGCCGCCCACGGCATCGGCACGGCCCGCGCCCTGCAGGAATCGCCGGTTGACGGCGGGATGAGCAGTTTCGCCATGGCGCTCGCCGGCGTGGTGACCTCCATCCTGGTGATCCCCTTATACGGTTGGCTGGGTCCGTGACATTCTCTACCTAATAAATTTAAATTGTGGGGCAAATTGCGCTGGGTTCATCCTGTCTTTTTATAACGTTATATAACGTTTGAAGCGTATATTCAAGTATGTTAGGTTCTTGCGTTGACCGCAATTATAGCCAAAATGATAATCCACCGTAGACTTCGACTTTTTTAACCTAACCAAGGCAGTATAGATATACAGACTGATATGATGAGTACAGATAGTAATTTTTCCTCTAAGGCACTACCGATGCTAAAAGGAATCAAGTTTGTTTCAAAAAGGTGCTATCCTTACAATAGTTCTTGTTTTATATTATAAAAACAATATTCTCTATATGTTTTTTATAATTACAATTCGACAAAAATAGACAGAAATATCTGTTGACATATTCAAAATTATTATTAATACTAATGCTAATAATAGTTAGTAATAATATAACAATGGCAAAACACTAGAGAGTATCTGTTCCAGATATCATCCATACTGTCACATGAGTTTCTATTGTATGCGAACACTCTTTCCTGAAACTATAACTCGCACTAATTAGGGGGGTGAACAGATTAATTTGAAGTGGAAATCTCGTCTGGATACATCAATACCATCCTCAAGAAAAAGGTCTAAGAGATATTACTGCACCATTACTGGGAAGTCACACTTTTAAACCATTTAAGTTTATCTTAAAAATTATCTTAAATACTGGGAGGTGCTACAAGTTGAAACGTTTATTTAATTTAGTTCTCACAATTTTCGCTTTCGCCAGTTTACTATTCACCAGCACAATAACTACAGCAAATACTGGTGAACCTATTGAACCTATGACAATCAACGGTAAAGATCTTTACCGATATGATGTAACAAACACTCCGTTGGGAAAGAAAATAGCTGAGGAAGCTACAAAGCGTCTTGAATCGCGGTATGCTCTCCGCGTTAACTCCGATGATTTGAAAGTTTACGACTTATCTACGAAACCGGGTGAACGCGATCTATTAATAATCCCCCATGAAATGGAGGTCGTTTCAGTAACGCGTAATTGGAATTCCAATGGACCTGTTAGAATGAGCGTTATTACAGCCACGACTGCTACCCCTTCCGAAGTGACATCCGATGGCGACTTAGATATCCAGGCGGCTACGTACAATCAAGTGGCTGGAAGCTGCTTTAATCGATATTACGAATACGCTGGCAGCTCACTTCAAGGTTGGATGGATAGCTGCTACAAACTATATAAGTATTCGCAGAGCATTTGGGATGGTAGCAGCTACAAAGACCTATATGCTATGTTTCATTATGGATCTGCAAAAAGTAGCCTAGATTGGATGTTGACACGGGCTTCTCTGTGGAGCCGCCAGCACCCGAATAGTTCCCCTATGCAGTGGTCAGATTGGAATCCCCGTTCCGATAGTAGTAGGAATTGTGGAACTGTAACACTCGGTTTCACATACGGTGTTGCCTCTGTTAACATGAATTTCACGCAATGTGATACCTGGGATATTACAAAGTACAGTACTCCTGGAGAATTTAGGAATGACTGGAAGGGAGCATCTATAAATTCGGAACGGGAAGTGGCCTATGCCGTACAGGTTACCGTGCCTCAGAACGGGTGGCCACAGTGGTATCTCTACCAAGACCTTGACTTTGTACTTAACCGGCCATAGGCTTGAAAATGCACCGGGCCGAGATAGGATCCGGTGCATTTCCTATTTTCCCGTTAATGATAAGATAAGGAGGATTTATTCAGAACACGTAGGGAGTGGTTATATTGCGAAACATAAGTCGCGCTATCCTTATTGTAATTTTTCTCTTTACCCTGGCTGCCTGTAATCCCCAGGACCGTACATCGATAGGTGAGGTTACCGTAACGCCAGAGGAAGCACGCCAGTTTTTTATGGAAATTATAAATGATACGATGCATGGAAGGTTCGATCGATTGTGCCAGAAAGCTGTAAGCCAAACCCGATGCCAAAACGAGTTGCGGGACACGGTCAACGTGGCACCTAACGAGCTGCGTGACATGGCCAGCCTGGCACCTTTCGAATCGCCGCGTATCCGTAACATCTATCCGGCTGAAATCGCCTATCATCTCCCTTCAGGGAAAAGCCCCTTAGGACAGGTGGTCGTCGTGGAAGGACAGGACAGATTGGGCCGGTCCTTTGCCACAGAGGTTTTCGTATTTCGAGACGAAGGTCGGCTCGTGGCGAAAAACATCATTTGGTGGTCAGGAGCAAGCTATTCAACGGAGCTCCCACATACCACTGCCCCCAAGCCTAACGGTGCGAGAGAGCCAAGTTCAAGTAAGGATGAACCAATGAAAAATTGAGAAATGAACTAAAAAGCATAAAGCCTGTAGACCTGCTCCATTCGGAACTTGTCTACAGGCTGATACCCTTTTGACGTAAGTGTGTCAGCGCAAACGGGCACCCAGGCGGGAAGCCAGGGCCGCAATCACCTGTTCGTGCACCTGATTCACTTCATCATCGGTCAAGGTGCGCTCCGGATGGCGGAAGAGCAGGGAGTAGGCTAGGCTCTTTTCCTGTTCCGCCAGCGGCTGGCCACGGTAGAGGTCAAACAGCTGCACCCGCTCCAGCCAGGGGCCGGCCGCCTCCCGAATGACCGATTCCACCTCGCTGGCCTGCACCGCTTCCGGGACCACCACGGCCAGATCCCGCTGAATGGCCGGAAAAGCGGGCACGGGACGGTAATCGATTTCTGCCCCGGTAGCCAACCGGGACAGCTCGTCCAGGTCCAGTTGAAACAGGAAGGTCTCCTTGAGATGGTGCCGTTCCGCCAGGGACGGGTGCAGCTGACCCAGCATCCCGACGGGTTGTTCTCCCACACGGCAGAGGGCCGTGCGGCCGGGATGAAATCCCTTCGCCTCCGTCCAGGGTTCAAATGTCACCGGAGCCGACGCTTGTCCCAGTCCCATCCACGCAAAGAGATCTTCAAGCATTCCCTTGAGGAGGTAAAAGTCCGCCTGTTCTTGCTCACCACTCCAGTGGCTGCGCCAGGTGCCGGTGAGAAGTCCGGCCAGTCCCCACCGTTCTTCAGGCAGCTGCCGCATCGGCCACTCCAGGGCGTGGAAGGTTTTCCCCATCTCGAAAATGGCCAGCGACTCCGTTTTCCGGTTGCGGTTGTATTCGGCCACTTCGATGAGGTGCGGAAGCAGCCCCGTGCGCAAGATACTGCGCTCCTCGCTCATCGGCATTTGGAGGGCAACGGCATGCCCTGATTCATGCAATGATTGCATTTGCTCAAGGGACTGGGAACCCGTAAACGTATAGGTAATCACTTCGGTCCACCCGCGCTGCACCAGCCAATGACGGATCTTCCGCCGCAGGCGCTGTTCAAAGGTCAGATGGCCCGGTGTCAGAACGCCTTCCGGCATGCTGGTGGGTATCCGGTCATACCCGTACAGGCGGGCCACTTCCTCTGCGAGGTCCGCCTCGATCGCCAGGTCGCCGCGGCGCGAAGGAACATGAACCGTCCAGCCTTGCTCTGAAGAATCCGCCGT
The sequence above is drawn from the Bacillus thermozeamaize genome and encodes:
- a CDS encoding Z ring-associated protein, coding for MADGEKNRVTVEILGKTYTIRGDASAEWIHGVAEYVDQKMRAIADKHLYLDTTKIAVLTALNLADEYFRLKEEYEELLQLIDEEGK
- a CDS encoding 16S rRNA pseudouridine(516) synthase, which codes for MAKQRLDKVLSRAGLGSRKEVKRLVKAGRVSVNGSIATDGGQHVDPDVDKIEVNDRPIVYREWIYLMMYKPKGVITATVDPVLPTVLDLLDGAYAAHSPFPVGRLDRYTEGLLLLTNDGSLAHRLLSPKYRVPKTYAALIRGHVTEQDVAQFAAGIVLEDGTQTQPAILKVLEPGAHSRVEVTIYEGKFHQVKRMFRAVGKQVVELKRLSMGPLVLDPALSPGQYRHLTADEVQMLKKTVGQGD
- a CDS encoding murein hydrolase effector protein LrgB; this encodes MEPWNNPLFGVSLTVGLYTAMSLLNRRWKWVNPLFFSAGLIILILLVTGIDHEAYQAGGQLVSFFLGPATVALAVPFVKQMHAFRKHRLGILTGVIAGSVLGILSAGGIAWLCGGQMEVILSMIPKSVTSPISAELSRELGGIPGLTVVVTVLAGLLGNLFGYSLLKKMNIDDPVARGVAMGTAAHGIGTARALQESPVDGGMSSFAMALAGVVTSILVIPLYGWLGP